The genome window GAAATTACTAAAAAATAATAAACACAATCGCGTAAACAATAAAAAACTAGCATTAAATGCGAAAGAATTAGAAGCCCAGATCCAAGGATCTAGAGATCAACTATATAGATCATCCCGGAATCAACCGGGAAAGAATAGAGAGAAAGATCCAAGGAGATCTAAAAGATCATATGATCAGAGATCAAAAAGAGATCCGAGGGGGAAGAGATCCCGAGGGATCATCCCGGAAGATCCCAGGATAATCTAGATCGAAAATCTTTGAGGCTAATAAGCATTGTGGTCATCAAAAACATAGATCAAAAACCGGATCTTCGCTTATATACCCCCATAAGAAAAATAATAATAGACAAATCTGATCTACTATAGAACTGAGCAAAACCACACACGATCTACTATAGAATTGAAAGATGGTGATCCCATGTCTATATATGTGATTAAAAGGGATGGGAGTAGGGAGGAGTTCATCGCTGAAAAGATAGTGGTTAGCTGTCTAAAGGCTGGGGCGACTCCTGAGGCTGCGAGGAAGATAGCTAAGATTATTGAGGGTAGGCTGTTGGATCAGGGTGTTAAGGAGGTTAGTGCAAAGGATCTCACTAG of Sulfolobales archaeon contains these proteins:
- a CDS encoding ATP cone domain-containing protein; protein product: MSIYVIKRDGSREEFIAEKIVVSCLKAGATPEAARKIAKIIEGRLLDQGVKEVSAKDLTRMVLELLKRENEEWYRNWIVFDAAVKRRKTEQELAGRS